In Streptomyces ambofaciens ATCC 23877, a single genomic region encodes these proteins:
- a CDS encoding ABC transporter substrate-binding protein translates to MQQGSKVERRTVLKAAGASLAVAGLGATATACGGDSGSGDGTVTIRYSWWGAEDRAQRINKTIALFEKKYPKIKVKTDFQPYTDFWKKFNTQASGGNPPDVFQNAIGFLRKYDAKNVLLDLGAQVEAGNLSMDGFRAGLEKFGEIDGKLLGVPVGSNSMALVIDKPVYTRAGIKPEQGWTWDDFHEAMTRVRDRTGRAGDSGMYGVMYLYDLYLRQNGKAFFTEDGLGFSEADLTAWWSKAERDVKSGLFADPKKVAQIKPKSALSAELAGSEYTWDNFTVRYTSEGKSEYGLAPIPTTDGKRTGQYLGSLMLSAYKRTRHPKEVAQFIDFMVHDPEVAEIMGYDRGVPTTQAQYDAYRPADPVNKAIAAYEQSLVDAGVLEEITPHPNGADICEAAFLRIAEEMALGERSVEDAVKQFFTESKTALVG, encoded by the coding sequence ATGCAGCAGGGCAGCAAGGTGGAGAGGCGGACGGTCCTCAAGGCGGCGGGGGCCTCGCTGGCCGTCGCGGGGCTGGGGGCCACGGCCACCGCGTGCGGCGGCGACAGTGGGTCGGGAGACGGAACAGTGACGATCCGTTACTCCTGGTGGGGTGCGGAGGACCGGGCGCAACGCATCAACAAGACCATCGCCCTCTTCGAGAAGAAATACCCGAAGATCAAGGTCAAGACCGACTTCCAGCCGTACACGGACTTCTGGAAGAAGTTCAACACCCAGGCCTCCGGCGGAAATCCACCGGACGTCTTCCAGAATGCCATCGGATTCCTGCGCAAATACGACGCGAAGAACGTTCTGCTCGACCTGGGCGCACAGGTCGAGGCGGGCAACCTCTCCATGGACGGCTTCCGCGCGGGCCTGGAGAAGTTCGGGGAGATCGACGGCAAACTCCTCGGTGTGCCCGTCGGTTCGAACTCGATGGCCCTCGTCATCGACAAGCCCGTCTACACCCGCGCCGGGATCAAGCCCGAACAGGGCTGGACGTGGGACGACTTCCACGAGGCGATGACCAGGGTCCGGGACCGGACGGGGCGTGCGGGCGACAGCGGCATGTACGGCGTGATGTACCTCTACGACCTGTACCTGCGTCAGAACGGCAAGGCCTTCTTCACCGAGGACGGCCTCGGCTTCTCCGAGGCGGACCTGACCGCGTGGTGGAGCAAGGCGGAGAGGGACGTGAAGTCCGGTCTCTTCGCAGACCCGAAGAAGGTCGCCCAGATCAAGCCCAAGTCGGCGCTCTCCGCCGAACTCGCCGGCAGCGAGTACACCTGGGACAACTTCACCGTCCGCTACACCTCCGAGGGCAAGAGCGAGTACGGTCTCGCGCCGATCCCCACCACGGACGGCAAGCGGACCGGCCAGTACCTCGGTTCGCTGATGCTCAGCGCCTACAAGCGCACCCGGCATCCCAAGGAAGTCGCCCAGTTCATCGACTTCATGGTCCACGACCCCGAGGTCGCCGAGATCATGGGTTACGACCGCGGCGTGCCGACGACGCAGGCCCAGTACGACGCCTACCGCCCGGCCGACCCGGTCAACAAGGCGATCGCCGCCTACGAGCAGTCCCTCGTCGACGCGGGTGTCCTGGAGGAGATCACCCCGCACCCGAACGGCGCCGACATCTGCGAGGCCGCGTTCCTGCGCATCGCCGAGGAGATGGCGCTCGGCGAGCGGTCCGTCGAGGACGCCGTGAAGCAGTTCTTCACCGAGTCGAAGACGGCTCTCGTCGGCTGA
- a CDS encoding TIGR02611 family protein, giving the protein MNTGSNKPGEAAVAEDRTGTDDEAAAARALGSRAPDFIKARRALHLSWQVGVFIVGLAVVVAGIIMLPLPGPGWVVIFGGMAIWATEFVWAQLVLRWTKRKVTEAAQRALDPRVRRRNIILTSIGLVIVAVLAGIYLYKFGLQMPWKIKDQ; this is encoded by the coding sequence ATGAACACGGGGAGTAACAAGCCCGGCGAGGCAGCCGTGGCGGAGGACCGTACGGGGACGGACGACGAGGCCGCGGCCGCGCGGGCCCTCGGTTCGCGGGCGCCGGACTTCATCAAGGCGCGCCGCGCCCTGCACCTGAGCTGGCAGGTCGGCGTCTTCATCGTCGGGCTCGCGGTCGTGGTGGCCGGCATCATCATGCTGCCGCTGCCCGGCCCGGGCTGGGTCGTGATCTTCGGGGGCATGGCCATCTGGGCGACCGAGTTCGTCTGGGCCCAGCTCGTCCTGCGCTGGACCAAGCGCAAGGTCACCGAGGCGGCGCAGCGCGCCCTCGATCCCAGGGTGCGGCGCCGGAACATCATCCTGACCTCGATCGGCCTGGTGATCGTGGCCGTGCTGGCCGGGATCTACCTGTACAAGTTCGGCCTGCAGATGCCCTGGAAGATCAAGGACCAGTGA
- a CDS encoding SsgA family sporulation/cell division regulator, with protein sequence MNTTVSCELHLRLVVSSESSLPVPAGLRYDTADPYAVHATFHTGAEETVEWVFARDLLAEGLHRPTGTGDVRVWPSRSHGQGVVCIALSSPEGEALLEAPARALESFLKRTDAAVPPGTEHRHFDLDQELSHILAES encoded by the coding sequence ATGAACACCACGGTCAGCTGCGAGCTGCACCTGCGCCTCGTTGTGTCGAGCGAGTCCTCCCTGCCTGTCCCCGCAGGCCTGCGGTACGACACGGCCGACCCCTACGCCGTGCACGCCACCTTCCACACCGGAGCCGAGGAGACCGTCGAGTGGGTGTTCGCCCGCGACCTCCTCGCCGAAGGTCTCCACCGTCCCACCGGCACCGGCGACGTCCGTGTCTGGCCGTCGCGCAGTCATGGCCAGGGCGTCGTGTGCATCGCTCTGAGCTCCCCTGAGGGCGAGGCACTGCTGGAGGCCCCGGCGCGGGCCCTGGAGTCCTTCCTGAAGCGCACAGACGCCGCCGTGCCGCCCGGCACGGAACACCGGCACTTCGACCTCGATCAGGAGCTCTCGCACATCCTGGCGGAAAGCTAG
- a CDS encoding CGNR zinc finger domain-containing protein: MLITHDTRCALDTVVDLVNTVPEDDTAPDGLPDVAALQEFVGTHEISDVGVLSALDLSAVRKIRGRFAAVFAAPEARTAAGLINDLVAAAGTTPRLTDHDGYDWHIHYFAPGASVADHLAADCGMALAFFVVAGEQERLRRCEAPDCRRAFVDLSRNRSRRYCDSRTCGNRLHVAAYRARRKEAAG, translated from the coding sequence GTGCTGATCACCCACGACACCCGGTGTGCCCTCGACACCGTGGTGGATCTGGTGAACACCGTGCCGGAGGACGATACGGCGCCCGACGGGCTGCCGGATGTCGCGGCCCTCCAGGAATTTGTGGGAACGCACGAAATCAGCGACGTCGGAGTGCTCTCCGCACTCGACCTCTCGGCGGTGCGCAAGATCCGCGGCCGGTTCGCCGCGGTCTTCGCGGCGCCCGAGGCCCGCACCGCGGCGGGGCTGATCAACGATCTGGTCGCCGCCGCCGGAACCACGCCCCGGCTCACCGACCACGACGGCTACGACTGGCACATCCACTACTTCGCACCCGGCGCCTCCGTCGCGGACCACCTGGCCGCCGACTGCGGAATGGCGCTGGCCTTCTTCGTGGTCGCCGGGGAGCAGGAGCGGCTGCGGCGGTGCGAGGCCCCCGACTGCCGGCGTGCCTTCGTCGACCTCTCGCGCAACCGCTCCCGGCGGTACTGCGACAGCCGTACGTGCGGAAACCGGTTGCACGTGGCCGCGTACCGGGCACGGCGCAAGGAGGCCGCGGGCTGA